Genomic window (Rhodohalobacter sp. SW132):
CCTGAAATAATCATCTATGAACAGTTAATTTAACGTGTGTATAACTTCATATATCCCTCCTCCATCCAGTGCTATAAAAATCCTATCTTTGTCACCCTCAGTAATGAGTTGCATGTCGAGAATGCCGCCATACGGTTCATTTTCGAAAATTTCTTCTTCCCAGGTTTCGCCCTTGTCCATGCTGTAAAATAGCTTGAGAGACTGAGGGTCATCAACAGCTTTGAGCCAACCTCCGGCAAAAAGAATATCCGGGTTGAGGTTGCTAAAAGCGATTCCAAAGAAAAAACGAAAATTGTGATGTTTATCAATAGAGGTTTGCCAGCTTGCTCCATTATCATTGGTTTTCATCAGTGCCCCTTCATAGCCCGCAAAGATAGTTTGAGAACTTTGTTTGTCAAAAACAATTTCCTTTACCGTGGTGGGATTAGGTACCAAATCTGTCCATCGATCGGTTTCTTCCTCGTCAACAAGGCGTACTAGATATCCATCTTCAATAGGTCCCTGGCCACCAGCCCAAAGTTCATTTTCTCTCTGCGGATTTATTGCAATGGCTGAGGTTGGTCCTGCTATAGCGCCCCATTCACCCCAAATAAGATCCCAGGAATTTCCCATATCCCCAGATTTGGCAATGGTATAATTACTTGTAGCGTAAATGGTATCTTTATGAGATGGGTGCCTGAGAAATTCAGATAATATTTCCCCATCTTCGTTGCCACCAAAATTCGACTCCAGCTCCTGCCACGATGCTCCCCGGTTATCCGATTTGTGAATTTCATACTCGTGTTCTGTGTCTCTGTTGGCAACTGAAGCAAAAAGGATTTGATCAGAATAGATCAGAAAGGCTTCTATGTTGTTATCTTGCAAGCCAACAGGCTCAAAACTACTTGTTGATTGTATGTTTTTTCGATATAGGCCATCATTTGTAGCGGCATAAAGAAGATTTCCATCTATTTCGATTTTGTTTACTGTGAGGCCATCCAGGCCTAACTTGTTCCATTCAAAAGAGGGCTGTTTAGGTTCAGTGGCGTCAGTACCACAGGAAATAAGAATTGATGTGAAAGAAAGTAGAGCAAGTAAAATAAACCTGTTTATCATACTTCTGTTGAACACTTTAATAATTGAATGTTCCGCTTTATGTGGCTTATTTTCAACGGAAGCCACCATATTGAATTGCGCTGACCGCTTAATACGATGACTCTGTGCAGCCACATCTAATCGTTCAAGTAAGAATTACGCAAATAACCTGTTCGTGTTACTAAAACTTATCCCTGATTTCGTAAACCGGATATCCATAAAGCATCCAGTCCGGATATCCCTGTTTCAGGCGTTTTACTTTTTATCCTTCCCTATTTAAGCGAAATCTCCTATCCCCAATATAGTCAGGAGATGCCGGATCGGGGTCCGGCATGACGAATTTGATGATGAATGTTCTTCTTTCCCCGCTCTTTATGGACACCTCAGTTTAATTTTGTGAACATAAAAGAAAAAGAAATAGTCCTCTTCATAGTGAACGCGCTGTTGATTTGTTTGTCATCACCTTAAGGCAAACATTTGATGAAATTATTCATCTTCTTATCCTTCATATATAACAAAGTAAACTCGACAGACAGATTATTCAATCAAATAATCAAACGTATCAACCATTTCGTATTTGGGATCACGGCTCATAAAGTCTCTGAAAAAGGCGGTGTGGCTTGCTCCCATCAGGATAAACACCCTGTCATCTTCATCCAGGTTAACCCGGTGTAGGTTTGAATACATTCTGAGGTTTCGCTGGTAGTATTTGGCAGCCTCATCAGCCCCTTCAAAACCGCCTTCATTAGCTGTATAGGTGAGCCTGTCAGCATTGACGGTAATAAGAAAATCCAGGTACCTGTCATGGTTTGTCAGTTTTAGTTTTTCAAGAAGATTTAGATTATCCCGGTCTACATCTACCGAAGGAAAAAACTGCAGCAAGTTGTCGGAATAGGCATCATACCGTTCGGGGTCGATATCATTTGTCATGATAAATTGGCCAATCATGTAATTGTATCTCATTTTGTGATCGATGCCATAGATACGTTCTGTTCCGCTAAGTCTTCCCAGTTCAAATGCCAGGAGTTCTATTTCTGACGGATTCTCAAAAAACATGTCGGGGTTATCTTTGTAGCGGAAGAATGCTTCACGGAGCTTTTCATTCTGCTCAGGCGGTGTTTCTACCAGAATCACGGTCGGTTCAAAAGCAGATAGTTTTTCTGCGATTTCATGAACCTTTTTTTGATTTTCCCGATCATGCTCATCAAATTCCGTGGTGTTTGCATCCGTGGTAAATCCCATATGAAATGTTCCAAAATTCAGGACCTGAACCTTTTCTTGTAATGGATTGATTTGATGCTGATAATTTGATATAGCTTCAATACTATTATCAATGTCATGAACTAAGGTAAGCACTCCAATGATCGTGAAAAGTATTTTCAAATAAGTCATTTTCTGTGAGTTTAAATGGCTGGATAATTCGGTTTAAAAAAATTATGAGGTCTAAAGGAATTGACTCCAGGCTGAAGACAATTTATCCGAAAGACTAAATTACACCGAGTACCCTTGTTGTCGTTATCTCATTACAATGCATTAGTTTTGCCACTAATTACCATATTTTAATCGTTTTTAGAATTTGTGAGTGTATCTTTTATGATGAAGGAAGATGATTATTAATCATGGCATACAGCTCATCTCCGTTAAATCCTTCTACCCGTTCAAGAATTTCTCCTTCCGGTGAAACTAAAATTTTGTGTGGGCTTCCGGATACTCCGAAGGCGTTAAATGTGTCTCTCATTTTTTCTCTGTCACTGCCAAAGACAATGTGCTTCCACGGCATCGGGGAATCTTCCCTAAACTCCCTGACTTTTTCTTCACTCTGATCGTAGGAGAGTGCTATGATCTGGAAGTTTCTGTCCTGCAGTTCGGTATAGGTTTCATACAGGTGGGGCATTTCATTTACACAAATTCCACAGGAAGTGCCCCAAAAGTAAAACAGAGTGTACGTTCCGGCAATAGATTCATTGGTGAATGTGGTGTTGCCGTCCATCTCTTCAAATCCAAAGTCCGGAAGATCGCCTGTTGTCTCGCTTAAGGTTTCGTTGTCCAGATCGTCAATGCCACAAGAAGGGGGGCCTGATAGTGCCATAAACCCGATAAAAACGAGCGTGATTGTGGTCCAGATTATGGATACGACAATAAATGTTTTTTTGATCAGCGTTATTGTTTTCTTCATTGTTTTCTCTTTTGATTCATAAACTATTTCGGTGAACCCGGAAGCATTAAGTATGCTTTTGGGGTTCTGGGTGTGTCCTACGAAAGCAGTACATTGATGTTTCGACGACTTCTTTGAATGCAGATGATTATGTGGGGTGTGGCCACTGAGTATCTGTTTATTCAAATACTGACGATTGTTCATCAGATGGATTTTGTAGATGTCGGGGAGATTTCCATTGATGGTAGCAAGGTCATTTTGCCAATGCCAACAAACACAAGGCAATGAGATAGAAGCGGGCTTGGAAGCTGGAAGATCAATGGAGTGTGGAGGGGGGTGAGTTGATGGATATGGACGGGAGTTTTGGAGTCGAAAATCAATCGTTGAACCGGTCATGGCATCATCAAACGCGCAAGGGGATTCCATCAATTTCTGCCCAGAGGCCATGAGAAGGTCAATGGAGAGTGAAACTGGCACTATACGACCGAAATAGCCAAACTGGTAGAATGCGCCTGCATTCACGAGCGGATGCACACTTTGACGATTGAATCGCATCAGAGGTAAGTCTGACGACTATTTAAATCTAGTTAGACAGAAATTGTTGGGTAGTCCGACAGACTCCTGGGATCGGTGAATCTGAAAATGCTATCCGGAAATAGAAAAAGCTATTGACCTGGTACCCTATGCCCAAAACACTTATCAGGGAACATGGTTTGCATTAGACCTGGCTGAAATATATACATTAGCAGGTAAACACGGCAAGGCAATAGATCAACTTGAGTTTTTACTCTCAGTGCCCGGTTTTGTATCAAAAAACGATTTACAAATATCGCCAACATGGGATCCACTTCGGGAGTACCCGGAATTCCGGGAAATGGTGGAAAACAGAACTGAATAATTAAACTGGATTTTAATTTAAAGGCTTCCCTCCTAATATGACTAACTAAACTATATTTCAACCACTAAACAAACTATCCATTTTTGCATCAAGACCATCAGTATCAAACTTTTTCAGGTACCGCTCAGTCACTTTGATAGTTTTATGCCCTAAGGCTTTTGATCTATCGTAAATACTCCAGTCTTGCGTCTTTACAAGATCAGTAAAAGAATGTCTGGCCATGTGAAATGATACTTTTGTTTGGCCCGAGTCACTCATACAGACAAATAAGCCTCTGAATTTATTTAGTTTAGGATCTTTTTGTTTTCAGTGGGTAAAGATTTTTCTGCTATTTATTCTCTTAAACATTTATTTTGATGAATATATTATTATCATCAGCTTCAATGAATTTTGAGCCATGAGAGTGTATTTAAAATTTCATTTAGACTGTGCCCCTCTAATTTTTTGGTATGCTACTCTACACTAATGTTGAACCGTTCATTTAAGTCACACATATAATGTCTACTGATGAAAACTAATAGCTTTCAAGATCAATTTGTATTGAAAGTGCACAGCTCATTACAGGTCGTTTCTTATTTAATTTCCAGAGTTAATAAATGTGCAGGAATCCATTTTCAGCTTTCACTTATTTTTCTGAAAAATAATGCCCTTACTCAAGCGGATCCGGCCCTTGAATTAAACAAAAATACCTTAGACAAATTGCTAATTGAGTCGATTCAGGGACTAAAATCTCTTTTCATGAATATTTAATTCACCTTGACGGCTGCAACCATGATATGAATGCCATGGATTTTAGCCGGGTCATCAATGCCATCATGAAGAGTTCGGATTTGATTACAAAGAAGGCGGTAAGATCCTGGTCCAGATGAGCGACCATTCGGTAAAGGCGACCCAAATGTTCCTGAAAATTGCAGCGGCTTTGCAATCTGGCAGCATAACTATTGCCCATAGCAGCATCGTCCAGACCTTCTGTAAACGCAGGCAAACGGTACTGAAAAAGAAAATGGACTACGAGTCCCAGCGCGGGGACTTTAGCCGGTAGCCATACAGAAACAGGTAGTACATTACCTGTCCCTGTTTGCAGCAAAATTTTCATACGCATACATAAACAAACAACGATTATGAGCTATTATCCAAAAAATAAGATAACATCGGCGACCTAAGCGATTTATAATCAAAAAGCAGCCTCACCGGCAACCAAGAGTTTTACGCGTACATGACTGCTATTTTTGTGGTTGGGATAGGGATTGGTGTGTTTGGCTTTTAAACAGATCTATTTGGACACCATTTACAATGCCAAAAAGAACTGACATAATGGATGTTTCGAGATCTTTATTCTCTGCGTTATTTTTTTCAGCCGTAACCCGATAATGCGGTGAAGCAGCACTTCGTCTCCAAAGCAAAAAGCAATGTGAGAAGAAATGACAAGGTGATCATCAAAAAGTGAACCTGTTAGTCAAACGAACTAAAAAGAACGCATCATCTATTTCCTACTATATTCTCCAGTCAGCCTCATCCAGTATATAAACCAGGTGAAAATATCTTTGCTGATCTGTTTCAACACCGTAGTGCAGATGCTTTGTAATCATAAAATTCTCACCTGCGACAAAACTCGATCTACCAAATGAACAGAATACAATTCAGACGGCACCAAACTCCACATCAACTCTTCTTCAATTTAGGCAAGGTCTATAATCTCACCCGATTTAGTTTCAATTTTCATCCGATTTCAATCAAGGAAGAATGATTTCAGAAATTACTGGAAGATGATCAGAAGGAAAACGTCCATCATAACGATCATCGAGAATACGATGATTCAGAACCCGGACTCCCTCACTAACGAAAATATAATCAATTCTGGATTCCGGGAGCCTGAGCTCTTCCCAGTTATTGGACGATGCCGTTGGACCTTCATGACCGGTTTCCGACGCATATCTGGCATCATTGAACCTGGAATTTTCTCTAAAAATCCCGTAAGCACTTGAACTTTCCGAAAAATTCAAATCTCCAGTTATTATGACGGGAGTATTTTCTTCAATCTTAGATGCCCGCTCCAGTATAATTTTGGTACTTTCAACCCGGGCCATATCTCCTCTGTGATCAAAATGTGTATTGAACACATAGAAGATCTTATCATTCAGAAGATCATTAAATTTGACCCATGTAACGATTCTTGTTATTGCCGAATCCCATGAAATACTACCTGGCATCTCAGTTTCTTCCGAGAGCCAAAATGTATTAGTTGCAATCAATTCAAATCGGTTTTTTTTATAGAAAATGGGAGAAAATTCACCGGCATCTTTACCATCATCACGACCAACACCCACCCAGTCATAATTCGGCAACATTTCTTGCAATTCATCTAGTTGATGTCGCAAAGCCTCTTGGACACCTATTATATCCGATTCATATTTAGGCCCCATCATTTCAGCTACATGATCACTTCGATGCGGCCAAGCATTTTTCCCATCATCTGGATTATCAAATCGGATATTATAAGACATCACAGATATAGACTCATTGAAAATCAATCCACAACTTAACCAATCTTCATCCTTAAGTTCAGTTGATCCGCCAATCAGTAATAATAAGAGGGTTAAATTTAAAATTTTCATTAATCTTTCCAGCCAGAATTTTGTTTTAGGTTAGGATATTCTTTGAATATGCATTTGTTATATTTTCTATTGAAATTTGTGACTTTCTCTAACTCTTCTGAGTATTTGGCAACCAGATTTATTCATCACTTGCGTGGTTTATATACAGCAAAATGTATTCACCAGATACGGAGTTTTACTACTATCGTCTCATCAAATCATTCAGCGGATTGCCAATATTTCCGCTCGGGAACGGTGAATTAAGAAACACCGAGACCGTTGAGGCGATATCCGAAACATAAACTTTCTCATTGGATTGGCCGTGAGTAATCCCATTTCCTAAAAATATCAGAGGGATGTGGGTGTCATAAACCCAGCCGGATCCATGCCCGGTCCCGCCGGTTCCCGACCCATGGGTTTGCGGCTGTAACCAGACAATTACATCACCCGATCTTTTCTGGTGGAAAGCATGCATTGCACGTGCCCGCATTCCTGTGGTATATTCCTGGTTCTGGAGTGCATCTGCCGTAATTGCCCCTCCCACGACATCCAGTGACAAAACAAATCTCTGAACCTCTTTTTGGATAGCCACATGATCCATTCCGTTTTGATCAATATAATCGTGATCTAGAAAGAGATTCTGGTTGCTGTAAGCTAAAAGAAAATCCTCGCCATAGGTCTGTTCCAGGTATTCACGAACTGCCTGCTGCACTTGTCCACCTGCTGAAACTCCAAATTCCGAATGTCCTGTCGGAATACCCAGATCGCTCATATACTCAGGTATATATGCCCCTCCGTGATCGGCTGTCAGGAATACTAATACATTATCCATCCCGAATTCACTGTCCAGATAGTCGAAAAAATCTGCCATGTAACGATCAAGACGCAAATAATAGTCCTGTACCTGTTTGGAGCCCGGCCCGAAGCGGTGGCCAATCGCATCGGCTGCTGAAAGGGCAATCATCAGCATGTCTGTTACATCGCCCCGGCCAAGCTCTTCCCCTTCCATAGTGGCAACGGCAAGCTCAAACAATAACTCGTCAGCAAAAGGCGTGGCATTGAGTAGACCGGGCCCCTGATCATGTTCTTCAACGAGATAAGCCAGGTCAACGGGAAATGTCGGGGTATCCATTCCTGAAAACGTTCCTTCATAGGGATTATCGTCCGGCCGACTTTCAACATAACCTTCAACCGGAAGTAGGGTTTCCCAGGTACGGGTAAGATATTCCTGTGGAAGATTTCTGTCATTGAAATCCTGCAGCCAGCCGGGCAGTTCGTCCATGTAATAGGTAGATGTAATAAAATTTCCTGTTGCCCCTTCATACCAATAAGCATCACCAGTATGCCCGGCAGGTAAAATGGCTCCCCTGTCCTTGCGTGAAATACCCACAGTTTTTGACCTCTCTCCTGTAAACATAAAAAGTTCATCCCCAACAGTGGTAGTAAGCATATTAATTGGTGATTTTTCGCCATTATATTCCGGCCGCGATCCCACCCCCTCATAACCAGACCCGACAGCCTCAATCACGTTTATATTGCGATCCAGTTCACGCACATACCAGCTGTTGCCTATCAAACCGTGTACACTGGGCGTTGCCCCGGACAGCTGTGCAGCATGTCCCGGTCCGGTGGAAGTTTGCAGATGACGAAAATAGGCATTCCTGAAAGTATGCCCTTCATTTAACAGCCGTTTGATTCCTCCTTCTTCATAATGATCCCAATATTTATAAATGTAATCCGGCCTCATCTGATCGACGATTAAGCCAACAACCAGATTAGGAGTGTCGTAATGGGGCTTATCAGGAGTATGTTGCTGGGCTTTAATGCCACTTGCTCCGATTAGCATTATAATCCAAATAGTATAGAAGCTGATTAATGATTTCATATTAATTAATATGAGTTGTTGTTGATTAGTACGTGATATAAAAAATAGTTTTGGATTTTTATCTATCTTCATTTCTTACAATTACATAAGACAGCTGGATATAGATGGTAATTTCAGATCCCTCGATCTCAACCCTGACAAATAAGTTGTTTTGAGATACATCTGAGATCTTTATTCGGTTGCCGAATTTGAACCATTCCTTATCATTGACAACCGGATTATGAGGGTGCAACTCCAACATTATTTAGGCTAAATTCATCTAAATGTGCCGTTATTCTATTCAGTTCATCCTGGGTTAAGGTAAAACTCAATGCCCCTGCATTTTCCTTTACCTGGTCTTCATTTCGAGCGCCCACCAATACACTACCAATTCCTGGTCGGTTAGCGGTCCAATGTATGGCCAGTTGCGCAAAAGAAGCGTTATATTTATCTGCAATTGGT
Coding sequences:
- a CDS encoding exo-alpha-sialidase, encoding MINRFILLALLSFTSILISCGTDATEPKQPSFEWNKLGLDGLTVNKIEIDGNLLYAATNDGLYRKNIQSTSSFEPVGLQDNNIEAFLIYSDQILFASVANRDTEHEYEIHKSDNRGASWQELESNFGGNEDGEILSEFLRHPSHKDTIYATSNYTIAKSGDMGNSWDLIWGEWGAIAGPTSAIAINPQRENELWAGGQGPIEDGYLVRLVDEEETDRWTDLVPNPTTVKEIVFDKQSSQTIFAGYEGALMKTNDNGASWQTSIDKHHNFRFFFGIAFSNLNPDILFAGGWLKAVDDPQSLKLFYSMDKGETWEEEIFENEPYGGILDMQLITEGDKDRIFIALDGGGIYEVIHTLN
- a CDS encoding DUF5694 domain-containing protein encodes the protein MTYLKILFTIIGVLTLVHDIDNSIEAISNYQHQINPLQEKVQVLNFGTFHMGFTTDANTTEFDEHDRENQKKVHEIAEKLSAFEPTVILVETPPEQNEKLREAFFRYKDNPDMFFENPSEIELLAFELGRLSGTERIYGIDHKMRYNYMIGQFIMTNDIDPERYDAYSDNLLQFFPSVDVDRDNLNLLEKLKLTNHDRYLDFLITVNADRLTYTANEGGFEGADEAAKYYQRNLRMYSNLHRVNLDEDDRVFILMGASHTAFFRDFMSRDPKYEMVDTFDYLIE
- a CDS encoding TlpA disulfide reductase family protein, encoding MKKTITLIKKTFIVVSIIWTTITLVFIGFMALSGPPSCGIDDLDNETLSETTGDLPDFGFEEMDGNTTFTNESIAGTYTLFYFWGTSCGICVNEMPHLYETYTELQDRNFQIIALSYDQSEEKVREFREDSPMPWKHIVFGSDREKMRDTFNAFGVSGSPHKILVSPEGEILERVEGFNGDELYAMINNHLPSS
- a CDS encoding endonuclease/exonuclease/phosphatase family protein; amino-acid sequence: MKILNLTLLLLLIGGSTELKDEDWLSCGLIFNESISVMSYNIRFDNPDDGKNAWPHRSDHVAEMMGPKYESDIIGVQEALRHQLDELQEMLPNYDWVGVGRDDGKDAGEFSPIFYKKNRFELIATNTFWLSEETEMPGSISWDSAITRIVTWVKFNDLLNDKIFYVFNTHFDHRGDMARVESTKIILERASKIEENTPVIITGDLNFSESSSAYGIFRENSRFNDARYASETGHEGPTASSNNWEELRLPESRIDYIFVSEGVRVLNHRILDDRYDGRFPSDHLPVISEIILP
- a CDS encoding alkaline phosphatase family protein; the protein is MKSLISFYTIWIIMLIGASGIKAQQHTPDKPHYDTPNLVVGLIVDQMRPDYIYKYWDHYEEGGIKRLLNEGHTFRNAYFRHLQTSTGPGHAAQLSGATPSVHGLIGNSWYVRELDRNINVIEAVGSGYEGVGSRPEYNGEKSPINMLTTTVGDELFMFTGERSKTVGISRKDRGAILPAGHTGDAYWYEGATGNFITSTYYMDELPGWLQDFNDRNLPQEYLTRTWETLLPVEGYVESRPDDNPYEGTFSGMDTPTFPVDLAYLVEEHDQGPGLLNATPFADELLFELAVATMEGEELGRGDVTDMLMIALSAADAIGHRFGPGSKQVQDYYLRLDRYMADFFDYLDSEFGMDNVLVFLTADHGGAYIPEYMSDLGIPTGHSEFGVSAGGQVQQAVREYLEQTYGEDFLLAYSNQNLFLDHDYIDQNGMDHVAIQKEVQRFVLSLDVVGGAITADALQNQEYTTGMRARAMHAFHQKRSGDVIVWLQPQTHGSGTGGTGHGSGWVYDTHIPLIFLGNGITHGQSNEKVYVSDIASTVSVFLNSPFPSGNIGNPLNDLMRR